The following coding sequences are from one Gadus morhua chromosome 10, gadMor3.0, whole genome shotgun sequence window:
- the nkx1.2lb gene encoding LOW QUALITY PROTEIN: NK1 transcription factor-related protein 1 (The sequence of the model RefSeq protein was modified relative to this genomic sequence to represent the inferred CDS: inserted 2 bases in 1 codon), producing AGTDWEWEQGKRPNTRRLGLSGVRRAKTHWTARVPWINELSVPLLSETPSPQRATPSPPGADRTGPTPPRGRPDRVGADGALPAPQQASIGPTGPAGHRTTSFSVLDILDPNKFTSNRRPASHRLDAEFGAEKRRRGAGGESEEQQPASDRKSRAEEYDPIVGRKPAAGIHKEAYVYRGPDENEFQHRAPTPDSEAPDEPYSSEESNSAPPSGGEEAGLHHMDPARDTKSPGGGPGPGPGSQQGKPKRKRSGSDSKSGKPRRARTAFTYEQLVALENKFKSTRYLSVCERLNLALSLSLTETQVKIWFQNRRTKWKKQNPGADTSAPTSGGGGGGXGGMGGLSPLSQSPPMGGHLSMHGGGYGGHHHGPAGGLVQLPFLTSSHAAVLSPFMLGSQTYGAPTFYTTHL from the exons GCCGGGACAGACTGGGAATGGGAACAGGGGAAGCGGCCCAACACACGGCGACTGGGACTGTCGGGAGTCCGGAGAGCGAAGACACATTGGACGGCTCGAGTGCCATGGATAAACGAGCTTTCTGTCCCCCTGCTGTCAGAGACCCCAAGCCCGCAGAGAGCCACGCCGAGTCCCCCCGGGGCAGACCGGACCGGGCCGACCCCCCCCCGGGGCCGACCGGATCGGGTCGGAGCGGACGGCGCGTTGCCCGCCCCCCAGCAG GCGTCAATAGGCCCCACCGGACCAGCGGGTCACAGAACCACTTCGTTCTCGGTTCTGGATATTCTGGATCCCAACAAATTCACCAGTAACCGGAGACCCGCGAGCCACCGTCTGGACGCGGAGTTCGGCGCCGAGAAGCGGAGGAGgggagcgggaggagagagcgaggagcaGCAGCCCGCCTCAGACCGCAAGAGCCGCGCGGAGGAGTACGACCCCATCGTGGGCAGGAAGCCCGCGGCCGGGATCCACA AGGAGGCCTACGTGTACAGGGGCCCCGATGAGAACGAGTTCCAGCACCGAGCCCCCACTCCGGACTCAGAGGCCCCTGACGAGCCTTACAGCAGCGAGGAGAGCAACTCGGCCCcgcccagcgggggggaggaggccggCCTCCACCACATGGACCCGGCCCGCGACACCAAGAGCCCCGGGGGGGGGCCAGGCCCGGGGCCTGGCTCGCAGCAGGGGAAGCCCAAGAGGAAGCGCTCCGGCTCCGACTCCAAGTCGGGGAAGCCGCGGCGGGCGCGAACGGCCTTCACCTACGAGCAGCTGGTGGCGCTGGAGAACAAGTTCAAGTCGACGCGGTACCTATCGGTGTGCGAGCGGCTGAACCTCGCCCTGTCGCTGTCGCTCACCGAGACGCAGGTCAAgatctggttccagaaccgCCGGACCAAGTGGAAGAAGCAGAACCCCGGGGCGGACACCAGCGCCCCCAcctcggggggcggggggggcgg ggggggcatggggggcCTCAGCCCTCTGAGCCAGTCTCCCCCCATGGGGGGCCACCTGTCCATGCACGGGGGGGGCTATGGTGGGCACCACCATGGCCCCGCGGGGGGGCTGGTGCAGCTGCCCTTCCTGACCTCCAGCCACGCCGCTGTGCTCTCGCCCTTCATGCTGGGCTCCCAGACCTACGGGGCCCCCACCTTCTACACCACACACCTGTAG